From a region of the Corallococcus coralloides DSM 2259 genome:
- the dps gene encoding DNA starvation/stationary phase protection protein Dps, translating to MYTTSHVNLPQDAREELIDMLNTLLANAIDLHWQVKQAHWNIRGTHFYSRHLLFDEVAKHARKHADSYAERAGALGGYAQGTIRLATNNSQLPEYDLQAVDGEAHIRALVERVGRYAASLRDGINKSEEANDPVTADILTQTLGETEEDLWFLESHLNGDVRAGVTMPPKGGNRRGRQAEDISQATT from the coding sequence ATGTACACGACCAGCCACGTGAACCTTCCCCAGGACGCGCGCGAAGAGCTCATCGACATGCTCAACACGCTGCTCGCCAACGCCATCGACCTGCACTGGCAGGTGAAGCAGGCGCACTGGAACATCCGGGGCACGCACTTCTACAGCCGCCACCTGCTCTTCGACGAAGTGGCCAAGCACGCGCGCAAGCACGCGGACTCGTACGCCGAGCGTGCGGGCGCGTTGGGCGGCTACGCCCAGGGCACCATCCGCCTGGCCACCAACAACAGCCAGCTGCCCGAATACGACCTGCAGGCCGTGGACGGAGAGGCCCACATCCGCGCGCTCGTGGAGCGCGTGGGCCGCTACGCCGCCAGCCTCCGCGACGGCATCAACAAGTCCGAAGAGGCGAACGACCCCGTCACCGCGGACATCCTCACCCAGACCCTGGGCGAGACCGAGGAGGACCTCTGGTTCCTGGAGAGCCACCTCAACGGTGACGTGCGCGCGGGCGTCACCATGCCCCCCAAGGGCGGCAACCGCCGGGGCCGTCAGGCCGAGGACATCAGCCAGGCCACCACCTGA
- a CDS encoding adenylate/guanylate cyclase domain-containing protein, with protein sequence MVVEAPEPRTMSAIMFTDMEAPAGQRWRDESLQQALHEEHGQLVRGLLARHGGREVKRMEEGGFLLEFESGPPAVAFALEWRAAVDARNRAVPTERRMSVRAGAHLGMVVHRDGDVFGEGVNLAARIESLARPGTVYVSETVAAQLEGRLKAPPVKLGRNELKNIRLPVAVFRIDSPAEGRDGRALLSRVRSLLGRKRARADG encoded by the coding sequence ATGGTGGTGGAGGCCCCGGAGCCCCGGACGATGTCGGCCATCATGTTCACGGACATGGAGGCCCCCGCAGGTCAACGCTGGCGAGATGAGTCGCTACAACAAGCGCTGCATGAGGAGCACGGCCAACTGGTGCGCGGACTGCTCGCACGCCACGGTGGCCGCGAGGTGAAGCGGATGGAGGAGGGCGGCTTCCTCCTGGAGTTCGAGTCGGGTCCGCCCGCGGTGGCCTTCGCGCTGGAGTGGCGCGCCGCCGTGGATGCCCGCAACCGCGCTGTCCCCACCGAGCGGCGCATGTCCGTCCGCGCGGGCGCGCACCTGGGCATGGTGGTGCACCGCGACGGCGACGTGTTCGGCGAGGGCGTCAACCTGGCGGCCCGCATCGAGTCCCTGGCGCGTCCAGGCACCGTCTACGTCAGCGAGACGGTGGCCGCGCAGCTGGAGGGACGGCTGAAGGCGCCTCCCGTGAAGCTGGGCCGCAACGAATTGAAGAACATCCGGCTGCCGGTGGCGGTGTTCCGCATCGACTCGCCGGCGGAGGGCCGCGACGGACGGGCGCTCCTGTCACGCGTGCGTTCACTGCTGGGCCGTAAGCGCGCGCGCGCGGACGGTTGA
- a CDS encoding N-acyl homoserine lactonase family protein — MKTLRLWSACLALTACASTAPASRTSPAATCVKLYAIHCGRVELGDSGFMADDGSMKGVPAETVVPCYLIRHPKGDLLWDSGLSESIADMPDGMRPQGQPVHFEVKKKLTASLGELGLSPADIEFVSFSHLHFDHAGNANLFAGSTWLVDAEERDGAFSEQAHRRGEVPHYSALEHAKTVRIEGDAPYDVFGDGTVSIHQAPGHTPGHTVLLVKTAKSGAVLLTGDLWPLRESRERQLVPVYNASREQTLESMKRVEALAKDSNARIIREHVPEDFAALPAFPAALE, encoded by the coding sequence ATGAAGACCCTTCGCCTGTGGTCCGCCTGTCTCGCGCTCACCGCCTGCGCCAGCACTGCCCCCGCTTCGCGGACATCGCCGGCCGCGACCTGCGTGAAGCTCTACGCCATCCACTGCGGCCGCGTGGAGCTCGGCGACTCCGGCTTCATGGCGGATGACGGTTCGATGAAGGGCGTGCCCGCCGAGACCGTCGTCCCGTGCTACCTCATCCGCCACCCGAAGGGTGACCTGCTCTGGGACAGCGGCCTGTCCGAGAGCATCGCGGACATGCCGGACGGCATGCGCCCGCAGGGCCAGCCCGTGCACTTCGAGGTGAAGAAGAAGCTCACGGCTTCGCTCGGCGAGCTGGGGCTCTCACCGGCGGACATCGAGTTCGTGTCGTTCTCCCATCTGCACTTCGACCACGCGGGGAACGCCAACCTGTTCGCGGGCTCGACGTGGCTCGTGGATGCGGAAGAGCGCGACGGCGCCTTCTCCGAACAAGCCCACCGGCGAGGAGAGGTCCCGCACTACAGCGCCCTGGAGCACGCGAAGACCGTGCGCATCGAGGGCGATGCCCCCTACGACGTGTTCGGCGACGGCACCGTCTCCATCCACCAGGCGCCCGGGCACACGCCCGGCCACACCGTGCTGCTGGTGAAGACGGCGAAGTCCGGCGCCGTCCTGCTGACCGGCGACCTGTGGCCGCTGCGTGAGTCCCGCGAGCGGCAGCTGGTGCCGGTCTACAACGCCAGCCGCGAACAGACGCTGGAGTCCATGAAGCGCGTGGAGGCGCTGGCGAAGGACAGCAACGCCCGGATCATCCGCGAGCACGTGCCCGAGGACTTCGCCGCGCTGCCCGCGTTCCCCGCCGCGCTGGAGTAG
- a CDS encoding DUF4442 domain-containing protein, translated as MFALEMVEKVRQVSPGAANALTTLAVKNIVPLAKAMGYRVDEVTDARVKATVPLDRKTKNHVGSVYLGAQVTVMELTMGVMLFRRFPPSQYKMLVNRMEVAFHAKAKTAVSAVCEPGEELLQKLASELRATGDKAEAWIPVRLLGTDGQCVAESRFLAVFKRG; from the coding sequence ATGTTCGCGTTGGAAATGGTGGAGAAGGTGCGGCAGGTGTCGCCGGGCGCGGCGAACGCGCTGACGACGTTGGCGGTGAAGAACATCGTCCCCCTGGCGAAGGCCATGGGCTACCGCGTGGACGAGGTGACGGACGCGCGCGTGAAGGCGACGGTGCCGCTGGACCGCAAGACGAAGAACCACGTGGGCAGCGTGTACCTGGGCGCCCAGGTGACGGTGATGGAGCTGACGATGGGCGTGATGCTCTTCCGCCGCTTCCCGCCGAGCCAGTACAAGATGCTGGTCAACCGCATGGAGGTCGCCTTCCACGCGAAGGCGAAGACGGCGGTGAGCGCGGTGTGCGAGCCGGGGGAGGAGCTGCTTCAGAAGCTCGCGTCGGAGCTGCGCGCGACGGGTGACAAGGCGGAGGCGTGGATCCCCGTGCGCCTCCTGGGCACGGACGGCCAGTGCGTCGCCGAATCGCGCTTCCTGGCCGTCTTCAAGCGCGGGTAG
- a CDS encoding SDR family oxidoreductase: MAAGLPEDRLDGKVCLITGATGGIGQETAKALARRGATLVLSGRDEARTAATVAAVREAAPGAQVEPLLADLSSLQSVRDLAKAFRDRHSRLDVLINNAGLIIDRRQVTVDGYEATFATNHLSHFLLTHLLRDLLVASGPARILNVSSEGHRLAYSHFLDDPQTEKRRYDGIRVYGNAKLSNILFSRGLTKRLAGTQVTANALHPGAVRTGFGHNSEGFFKHLIKLAGPFMLSPEKGARTSIYLASSPEVAGVSGEYFIKCRKAKPSSAARDEALAERLWQVSEELTGVKA, from the coding sequence ATGGCGGCAGGGCTTCCCGAAGACCGTCTCGACGGCAAGGTGTGCCTCATCACGGGGGCCACCGGTGGCATTGGACAGGAGACGGCCAAGGCGCTGGCGCGGCGGGGGGCCACGCTGGTGCTGTCCGGCAGGGATGAGGCCCGCACGGCGGCCACGGTCGCCGCGGTGCGCGAGGCCGCCCCCGGAGCCCAGGTGGAGCCGCTGCTCGCGGACCTGTCCTCCCTCCAGTCCGTGCGCGACCTGGCGAAGGCGTTCCGCGACCGTCACTCGCGGCTGGACGTGCTCATCAACAACGCGGGCCTCATCATCGACCGGCGGCAGGTGACGGTGGACGGCTACGAAGCCACGTTCGCCACGAACCACCTGTCCCACTTCCTCCTCACGCACCTGCTGCGCGACCTGCTGGTGGCGAGCGGCCCCGCGCGCATCCTCAACGTGTCCTCCGAAGGGCACCGGCTGGCGTACTCCCACTTCCTGGACGACCCGCAGACGGAGAAGCGCCGCTACGACGGCATCCGCGTCTACGGCAACGCCAAGCTCTCCAACATCCTCTTCTCGCGCGGACTGACGAAGCGGCTGGCCGGCACGCAGGTCACCGCGAACGCGCTGCACCCCGGCGCGGTGCGCACGGGCTTCGGGCACAACAGCGAGGGCTTCTTCAAGCACCTCATCAAGCTGGCCGGGCCCTTCATGCTCTCCCCCGAAAAGGGCGCGCGGACGTCCATCTACCTGGCGTCGTCACCGGAGGTGGCGGGCGTCAGCGGCGAATACTTCATCAAATGCCGCAAGGCGAAGCCGTCGTCCGCCGCCCGGGACGAAGCGCTCGCGGAGCGGCTCTGGCAGGTGAGCGAAGAGCTCACGGGAGTGAAGGCATGA
- a CDS encoding glutathione S-transferase family protein, with protein sequence MIDLYTFKTPNGRKVSIALEELGIPYKTHSVDISKGEQFKPEFLAINPNNKIPAIVDHDAPGGRPFALFESGAILLYLAEKTGALLPADPRGKAEVTQWLMFQMSGIGPILGQLNHFGRFNSTKIPYAIDRFQTEAKRILGVVEQQLSSRDYLATTYSIADIATYPWLKGSRDFFPELFSNLPNIIQYLHRVGSRPAVQRGMQIP encoded by the coding sequence ATGATCGACCTGTACACGTTCAAGACCCCCAACGGCCGCAAGGTGTCCATCGCCCTGGAGGAGCTGGGCATCCCGTACAAGACGCACTCGGTGGACATCTCCAAGGGCGAGCAGTTCAAGCCCGAGTTCCTGGCCATCAATCCCAACAACAAGATTCCGGCCATCGTGGACCACGACGCGCCTGGGGGCCGGCCGTTCGCGCTCTTCGAGTCCGGCGCCATCCTGCTGTACCTGGCGGAGAAGACGGGCGCGCTGCTGCCCGCGGATCCGCGCGGCAAGGCGGAAGTGACGCAGTGGCTGATGTTCCAGATGAGCGGCATCGGCCCCATCCTCGGCCAGCTCAACCACTTCGGGCGCTTCAACTCCACGAAGATTCCCTACGCCATCGACCGCTTCCAGACGGAGGCGAAGCGCATCCTGGGCGTGGTGGAGCAGCAGCTGTCGTCGCGGGACTACCTGGCCACCACGTACTCCATCGCGGACATCGCCACGTACCCGTGGCTGAAGGGCTCGCGGGACTTCTTCCCGGAGCTCTTCAGCAACCTGCCCAACATCATCCAGTACCTGCACCGCGTGGGCAGCCGTCCCGCCGTCCAGCGGGGCATGCAGATCCCCTGA
- a CDS encoding esterase/lipase family protein, with protein sequence MSVKHHVYLVPGFFGFTNLGELLYFGHAYEFLKQDLARRGVDAEVVTIVSHPTASIRQRTADLLKAVSETASGDDGPIHLVGHSTGGLDARLFVSPGAQVSDALELEPFARRVRSVVTLSAPHAGTPLATFFLGLFGQQLLKLLSLFTMYVLRFGRLPLSVVFRFGHLMSRADDQLGWKATLLDQLFDQLLGDFSSERRDAVTKFLWDVGRDTSLIPQLTPEGIDLFNGGTHDRPGVRYGSVVTQARPPSLRTRLAAGLDPYAQLTHTIYAFVYGQTQRMPLTQLPLHTPAQTAALVQAYGAMPGPTACDGIVPTRSQVYGRVLTAVRADHLDAIGHFDQPAHQPPHVDWLISGSGFRRPQFEAMWKTIGDFLLEEEPTR encoded by the coding sequence ATGTCCGTGAAGCACCACGTCTACCTCGTCCCCGGATTCTTCGGCTTCACCAACCTGGGCGAGCTCCTCTACTTCGGCCACGCGTACGAGTTCCTGAAGCAGGACCTCGCCCGCCGGGGAGTCGACGCGGAGGTGGTGACGATCGTCTCCCATCCCACGGCTTCCATCCGCCAGCGCACCGCGGACCTGCTCAAGGCCGTGAGCGAGACGGCCTCTGGAGACGACGGCCCCATCCACCTGGTGGGCCACTCCACCGGAGGCCTGGACGCCCGCCTGTTCGTCTCCCCCGGCGCGCAGGTGTCGGACGCGCTGGAGCTGGAGCCCTTCGCACGCCGAGTGCGCTCCGTGGTGACGCTGTCCGCGCCCCACGCGGGCACGCCGCTGGCCACGTTCTTCCTGGGCCTCTTCGGACAGCAGCTGCTGAAGCTGCTGTCGCTGTTCACCATGTACGTGCTGCGCTTCGGCCGGCTGCCCCTCAGCGTGGTGTTCCGCTTCGGGCACCTGATGTCGCGGGCGGATGATCAGCTGGGGTGGAAGGCCACGCTGCTGGATCAGCTCTTCGACCAGCTGTTGGGCGACTTCTCCAGCGAGCGGCGCGACGCGGTGACGAAGTTCCTGTGGGACGTGGGCCGTGACACTTCGCTCATCCCTCAGCTCACGCCGGAGGGCATCGACCTGTTCAACGGCGGCACGCATGACCGGCCCGGCGTGCGCTACGGCTCCGTGGTGACACAGGCCCGGCCGCCGTCGCTGCGCACGCGCCTTGCCGCGGGCCTGGATCCGTACGCGCAGCTCACGCACACCATCTACGCGTTCGTGTACGGCCAGACGCAGCGGATGCCGCTCACGCAGCTGCCCCTGCACACGCCCGCGCAGACGGCGGCGCTGGTGCAGGCCTACGGCGCGATGCCCGGCCCCACCGCGTGTGACGGCATCGTGCCCACGCGCTCGCAGGTGTACGGCCGCGTGCTGACGGCGGTGCGCGCGGACCACCTGGATGCCATTGGCCACTTCGACCAGCCGGCGCACCAGCCCCCGCACGTGGACTGGCTCATCTCCGGCTCCGGCTTCCGCCGCCCCCAGTTCGAGGCGATGTGGAAGACCATTGGCGACTTCCTCCTGGAAGAGGAACCGACGCGCTAG
- a CDS encoding S46 family peptidase: protein MYRTLLALGLLSSLPAAAEEGMWTYDAFPAAQVKKAYGFEPTQAWLDKVRLGSVRLAGGCSASFVSPDGLVMTNHHCVRSCIEELTTAKDDLLAKGFQAKSAKEERRCPKVEANQLVEMTDVTERMNTATKGLSGAAFNTALKKEMAAVEGACTTGADVRCDVVTLYNGGKYQLYKYRRFQDVRLVFAPEFSMAAFGGDADNFNFPRYGYDVSFVRVWKDDAPAKSPDYLPWAKEGAKEGDLVFVSGHPGGTERKSTVAELEFQRDVALPQTLLQLSEMRGALREFTSASPERFRVARSSLRGVENGLKALKGRQETLADPAVLARKRQEEAELKKRIDANPQAKALTQGMWDETAQALDVWRRMMNDYRMKGAGDAFRSDLFSYAQALVRAADELPKANAERLREYTDGQLPALKQRLLREAPIPAELETLTLTFGFNKLRETLGADDPFVRLVLEKEAPADLAKALVRGSKLGDVKVRQALLEGGKAAVDASKDPMIVLARKVDAETRASRKRYEDTVEAVLKRNGERLAKAYLLVNGTAGAPDATFTLRLNYGQVKGWDDNGKAVPALTTFGGAYGRDTGKEPFKLPAPWVKAKGKVPDATPLDMATTNDIIGGNSGSPVVNRDGQVVGLIFDGNLPSLGGRYLYVPETNRAVAVHGDGIMAALEHVYGATRVVNELKGAQATSAAPAR from the coding sequence GTGTACCGCACACTGCTCGCCCTTGGCCTGCTGTCATCCCTCCCCGCCGCGGCGGAAGAGGGCATGTGGACCTACGACGCCTTTCCCGCCGCCCAGGTGAAGAAGGCCTACGGCTTCGAGCCGACCCAGGCGTGGCTGGACAAGGTGCGCCTGGGCTCCGTGCGGCTCGCGGGCGGCTGCTCCGCCAGCTTCGTGTCGCCGGACGGCCTGGTGATGACGAACCACCACTGTGTGCGCAGCTGCATCGAGGAGCTGACGACCGCGAAGGACGACCTCTTGGCGAAGGGCTTCCAGGCGAAGTCAGCGAAGGAGGAGCGGCGCTGTCCCAAGGTGGAAGCCAACCAGCTGGTGGAGATGACGGACGTCACCGAGCGGATGAACACGGCGACGAAGGGCCTGTCCGGCGCGGCCTTCAACACCGCGCTCAAGAAGGAGATGGCCGCGGTGGAGGGCGCGTGCACCACCGGCGCGGACGTGCGGTGCGACGTGGTGACGCTCTACAACGGCGGCAAGTACCAGCTCTACAAGTACCGCCGCTTCCAGGACGTGCGGCTCGTGTTCGCGCCGGAGTTCTCCATGGCGGCGTTCGGCGGGGACGCGGACAACTTCAACTTCCCGCGCTACGGCTATGACGTGTCCTTCGTGCGCGTGTGGAAGGACGACGCGCCGGCCAAGAGCCCGGACTACCTGCCGTGGGCGAAGGAGGGCGCGAAGGAGGGGGACCTGGTCTTCGTCTCCGGCCACCCGGGCGGCACGGAGCGCAAGAGCACGGTGGCGGAGCTGGAGTTCCAGCGCGACGTGGCGCTGCCCCAGACGCTGCTCCAGCTGTCGGAGATGCGCGGCGCGCTGCGCGAGTTCACCAGCGCGTCGCCGGAGCGCTTCCGCGTGGCGCGCTCCAGCCTGCGTGGCGTGGAGAATGGCTTGAAGGCGCTGAAGGGCCGTCAGGAGACGCTGGCGGACCCCGCGGTCCTCGCGCGCAAGCGGCAGGAGGAGGCGGAGCTGAAGAAGCGCATCGACGCGAACCCCCAGGCCAAGGCGCTGACGCAGGGCATGTGGGACGAGACGGCGCAGGCGCTGGACGTGTGGCGCCGGATGATGAACGACTACCGGATGAAGGGCGCGGGGGATGCGTTCCGCTCCGACCTGTTCTCCTACGCCCAGGCGCTGGTGCGCGCGGCGGATGAGCTGCCCAAGGCGAACGCGGAGCGCCTGCGCGAGTACACGGACGGCCAGCTGCCGGCGCTCAAGCAGCGGCTGCTGCGGGAGGCGCCCATCCCGGCGGAGCTGGAGACGCTGACGCTGACGTTCGGCTTCAACAAGCTGCGCGAGACGCTGGGCGCGGATGATCCGTTCGTGCGCCTGGTGCTGGAGAAGGAGGCCCCGGCGGACCTGGCGAAGGCGCTGGTGCGTGGCTCCAAGCTGGGCGACGTGAAGGTGCGTCAGGCGCTGCTGGAGGGAGGCAAGGCGGCGGTGGACGCGTCGAAGGATCCGATGATCGTCCTGGCGCGCAAGGTGGACGCGGAGACGCGCGCGTCGCGCAAGCGCTACGAGGATACGGTGGAGGCGGTGCTCAAGCGCAACGGCGAGCGGCTGGCGAAGGCGTACCTGCTGGTGAACGGCACGGCGGGCGCTCCCGATGCGACGTTCACGCTGCGGCTCAACTACGGGCAGGTGAAGGGCTGGGATGACAACGGCAAGGCCGTGCCGGCGCTGACGACGTTCGGCGGTGCCTACGGGCGCGACACGGGCAAGGAGCCCTTCAAGCTGCCGGCGCCGTGGGTGAAGGCGAAGGGGAAGGTGCCGGACGCGACGCCTCTGGACATGGCGACGACGAACGACATCATCGGCGGCAACTCCGGCTCGCCGGTGGTGAACCGGGACGGGCAGGTGGTGGGGCTCATCTTCGACGGCAACCTGCCGTCGCTGGGCGGGCGCTACCTCTACGTGCCGGAGACGAACCGCGCGGTGGCGGTGCACGGCGACGGCATCATGGCCGCGCTGGAGCACGTCTACGGTGCCACCCGCGTGGTCAATGAGCTGAAGGGCGCGCAGGCTACGTCCGCGGCTCCGGCTCGCTGA
- a CDS encoding HAD family hydrolase yields the protein MSAVPAVKAVLLDLGNVLVFHDNSLLFARLAARAGLEPREAARRLTGAGWTAANRGLLDAEGIRQDVCGALGVELPMEEFAPLWSSHFQVHDAVLPRVEGLAGRVKLVLVSNTNALHVAWLKPLLPVLQRFDALVMSCEVGHVKPEPAIYQLALQKAGCAPQEAVFFDDLPEFVDAARALGLRGFVFTDAPAFDAQLKSLGL from the coding sequence GTGTCCGCCGTCCCCGCCGTGAAGGCCGTGCTGCTGGACCTGGGCAACGTGCTGGTGTTCCACGACAACTCCCTGCTCTTCGCGAGGCTCGCGGCGAGGGCGGGGTTGGAGCCGCGGGAGGCCGCCAGAAGGCTCACCGGGGCGGGCTGGACGGCGGCGAACCGGGGCCTGCTGGACGCGGAGGGCATCCGCCAGGACGTCTGCGGCGCGCTGGGCGTGGAGCTGCCCATGGAGGAGTTCGCGCCCCTCTGGAGCAGCCACTTCCAGGTACACGACGCGGTGCTGCCGCGCGTGGAGGGGCTCGCGGGCCGCGTGAAGTTGGTGCTGGTGTCCAACACCAACGCGCTGCACGTGGCCTGGCTGAAGCCGCTCCTGCCCGTGCTCCAGCGCTTCGACGCGCTGGTCATGAGCTGCGAGGTGGGGCACGTGAAGCCGGAGCCGGCCATCTACCAGCTCGCGCTCCAGAAGGCGGGCTGCGCGCCGCAAGAGGCCGTCTTCTTCGACGACCTGCCTGAGTTCGTGGACGCGGCCCGCGCGCTGGGACTGCGCGGGTTCGTCTTCACGGATGCCCCTGCGTTCGACGCGCAGCTGAAGTCGCTGGGGCTGTGA
- a CDS encoding glutathione S-transferase family protein, translating to MSELTLVVGSKNYSSWSLRPYLALAHTGQPFREVLVPLDTPETAALIALHSPSGRVPVLKHGDTVVWDSLSICEYLAEAFPEAKLWPEDRAMRAMARSVTSEMHSGFTALRTNLPMDLLARKTVPGVDAPGVHADIARIQALWAGCRERYGKGGPFLFGAFSIADAFFAPVVTRFVTYGVPFRPENAAYRDAVLGLPAMLKWTEAAQGEPPLARYR from the coding sequence ATGTCCGAGCTCACCCTGGTCGTTGGTTCCAAGAACTACTCCTCGTGGTCGCTGCGCCCCTACCTGGCCCTGGCCCACACCGGCCAGCCGTTCCGGGAGGTGCTGGTGCCGTTGGACACGCCGGAGACGGCGGCACTCATCGCGCTGCATTCGCCCAGCGGCCGGGTGCCGGTGCTCAAGCACGGCGACACGGTGGTGTGGGATTCGCTGTCCATCTGCGAGTACCTGGCGGAGGCCTTCCCGGAAGCGAAGCTGTGGCCGGAGGACCGCGCGATGCGCGCGATGGCGCGCTCGGTGACGTCGGAGATGCACTCGGGCTTCACGGCGCTGCGCACGAACCTCCCCATGGACCTGCTGGCGCGCAAGACGGTGCCGGGAGTGGACGCGCCGGGCGTGCACGCGGACATCGCGCGCATCCAGGCGCTGTGGGCGGGCTGCCGCGAGCGCTACGGAAAGGGCGGGCCCTTCCTCTTCGGCGCCTTCTCCATCGCGGACGCGTTCTTCGCGCCCGTCGTCACCCGCTTCGTCACCTACGGCGTCCCGTTCCGCCCGGAGAACGCCGCGTACCGCGACGCGGTGCTGGGCCTGCCCGCGATGCTCAAGTGGACGGAGGCCGCCCAGGGCGAGCCGCCGCTCGCGCGCTACCGCTAG
- a CDS encoding flavin monoamine oxidase family protein encodes MGESADVVVIGAGVAGLTAARDIARTGATVAVLEARDRVGGRTLTRELGGGLVDLGGQWVGPRQRHVLKLADSLGLQRFHQHHQGTKVLEVRGERRTYQGKVPSLPLLSLLDLQRIIWKLDGLAKRVPREKPAAAPKAAEWDALTVEDWKQRHVPTWGARAALDIATRAVFAAEPSELSFLSFLSYVHSNGGLMPLTEIEGGAQAERFVDGAQSLSRRLAEGLPQGRVVLSAPVKAVLQDARGVTATTEDGRTFRARYAVVATPPALAERIDFGADLPPGRRRAHADIPMGSVIKVVATYATPFWREAGLSGEAVSDVGPVRLCFDDCGPHGRHPALVGFFLGDTARAWTGRPAEDLHRAALADFARFFGPQALSPVAIAALDWKQEPFSAGCYTGLPRPGTLTAIGDALRAPFGRLHWAGTETAIEGCGYLDGAVESGERAATEVAARLTAPDVG; translated from the coding sequence ATGGGTGAAAGCGCGGACGTGGTCGTCATCGGCGCGGGCGTCGCGGGACTCACCGCGGCCCGGGACATCGCTCGCACCGGCGCCACCGTCGCCGTGCTGGAGGCCCGCGACCGCGTGGGTGGCCGCACCCTCACCCGCGAGTTGGGCGGCGGGCTCGTGGACCTGGGCGGCCAGTGGGTGGGCCCCCGGCAGCGCCACGTGCTCAAGCTCGCGGACAGCCTGGGCCTCCAGCGCTTCCACCAGCACCACCAGGGCACCAAGGTGCTGGAGGTGCGCGGCGAGCGCCGCACGTACCAGGGCAAGGTCCCATCCCTGCCCCTCCTGTCGCTCCTGGATTTGCAGCGCATCATCTGGAAGCTGGATGGGCTGGCGAAGCGCGTCCCCCGTGAGAAGCCCGCCGCCGCGCCAAAGGCCGCCGAGTGGGACGCCCTCACCGTGGAGGACTGGAAGCAGCGCCACGTGCCCACCTGGGGCGCCCGCGCCGCGCTGGACATCGCCACCCGCGCGGTGTTCGCGGCGGAGCCTTCCGAGCTCTCCTTCCTGAGCTTCCTCTCCTACGTGCACTCCAACGGCGGCCTCATGCCGCTCACCGAAATCGAGGGCGGCGCCCAGGCGGAGCGCTTCGTGGACGGCGCGCAATCCCTCTCACGGCGGCTGGCGGAAGGACTGCCCCAGGGCCGCGTCGTCCTCTCCGCGCCCGTGAAGGCCGTGCTCCAGGACGCGCGCGGCGTCACCGCCACCACGGAGGACGGCCGGACCTTCCGCGCACGCTACGCGGTGGTGGCCACGCCGCCCGCGCTCGCGGAGCGCATCGACTTCGGCGCGGACCTGCCGCCGGGCCGCCGCCGCGCGCACGCGGACATCCCCATGGGCAGCGTCATCAAGGTCGTGGCCACCTACGCCACGCCCTTCTGGCGCGAAGCGGGCCTGTCCGGCGAGGCTGTCAGCGACGTGGGCCCGGTGCGCCTGTGCTTCGACGACTGCGGCCCCCATGGCCGCCACCCCGCGCTCGTGGGCTTCTTCCTGGGCGACACCGCGCGCGCGTGGACCGGCCGCCCCGCTGAAGACCTCCACCGCGCGGCGCTCGCGGACTTCGCGCGCTTCTTCGGCCCCCAGGCCCTGTCACCCGTGGCCATCGCCGCGCTGGACTGGAAGCAGGAGCCGTTCAGCGCCGGCTGCTACACGGGCCTGCCCCGCCCCGGCACCCTCACCGCCATTGGGGACGCGCTACGGGCGCCGTTCGGCCGCTTGCACTGGGCGGGCACCGAGACGGCCATCGAAGGCTGCGGCTACCTGGACGGCGCGGTGGAGTCCGGCGAGCGCGCCGCCACGGAGGTCGCCGCCCGGCTGACCGCCCCCGACGTGGGCTGA